A region of Thermovibrio ammonificans HB-1 DNA encodes the following proteins:
- the rpoZ gene encoding DNA-directed RNA polymerase subunit omega, translated as MSKRLPLEPIVKKVGNFYETVHVAAKRARHLYTVDPYTFGKDSEGREHKKTVIALLEILEGKVCPKREG; from the coding sequence ATGAGCAAGAGGCTACCCCTTGAACCGATAGTAAAGAAGGTGGGGAACTTCTACGAGACCGTCCACGTTGCGGCAAAGAGGGCAAGACACCTCTACACCGTAGACCCTTACACCTTCGGCAAGGACTCTGAAGGAAGGGAGCACAAAAAAACCGTAATCGCCCTTTTAGAAATCTTAGAAGGAAAAGTGTGTCCCAAAAGAGAAGGTTAA
- a CDS encoding peptidylprolyl isomerase, translating into MLSKIRKNLRAFSIPLWIVAASFVGTIFLVWGRGSFSGPSGSQVATVNGQPITLAEFNREYKTVEDELRRKLGDNFNKLVKPNDIKRIALQRLVQRALLIELAKEEGLKVSDWAVAKAIEEMPIFQENGKFSVKLYKAFLRAQGLTPQAFEETVRKDLLVQKVLTVVNHAPSVTQAELTELYKKSFGQRKIGYKVFTADQFNPKVSEEEVEQFYKKHKEQFTKEAGEEVYLLSFENTPQGKERAKEAYELAKKGELEKLKAFNPKPAPEKLAKELQKRPFIFRSENGRLILAFKLKKSETVPLEKVKAQIEEQLKEEKALELALKAAKSFNGTLQSGNFTPQTFVQTFKPLDVQQVDRLFVSTPAGRRVIMPLEKGYGVFEPEGPLTAGKIDENKLNAVKLLVLNAKAQSDLNYLLTLLEQKASVKVNPQLFKSGE; encoded by the coding sequence ATGCTCTCCAAGATAAGGAAAAACCTCCGGGCCTTCAGTATTCCCCTCTGGATAGTGGCGGCCTCCTTTGTGGGGACCATTTTCCTGGTGTGGGGAAGGGGAAGCTTCTCCGGCCCCAGCGGCAGTCAGGTTGCAACGGTCAACGGCCAGCCAATAACACTCGCAGAGTTCAACAGGGAGTATAAAACCGTTGAGGACGAGCTCAGGAGAAAGCTGGGGGACAACTTCAATAAGCTCGTAAAGCCCAACGACATAAAGAGAATCGCCCTTCAAAGGCTCGTCCAGAGGGCCCTGCTGATTGAGCTCGCCAAGGAAGAGGGGTTAAAGGTAAGCGACTGGGCGGTTGCCAAGGCGATAGAGGAGATGCCGATATTCCAAGAGAACGGCAAGTTCTCGGTAAAGCTCTACAAAGCATTCCTCAGGGCCCAAGGGCTAACGCCCCAGGCTTTTGAAGAGACGGTAAGAAAAGACCTCCTCGTCCAAAAGGTCCTGACGGTTGTAAACCACGCCCCCTCGGTAACGCAGGCAGAGCTCACCGAGCTCTACAAGAAGAGCTTCGGCCAGAGGAAAATAGGCTACAAGGTGTTTACAGCCGACCAGTTCAACCCGAAGGTGTCGGAAGAGGAGGTAGAGCAGTTCTACAAGAAACACAAAGAGCAGTTCACAAAGGAGGCCGGCGAAGAGGTTTACCTGCTGAGCTTCGAAAACACCCCCCAGGGTAAGGAGAGGGCCAAAGAGGCCTACGAGCTCGCCAAAAAGGGGGAGCTCGAAAAGCTGAAAGCCTTTAACCCGAAGCCGGCACCCGAAAAGCTGGCCAAGGAGCTTCAGAAAAGGCCCTTCATATTCAGAAGCGAAAATGGCAGGCTGATACTCGCCTTCAAGCTCAAAAAGAGCGAAACCGTTCCCCTTGAAAAGGTTAAAGCCCAAATAGAGGAGCAGCTCAAGGAGGAGAAGGCCCTTGAGCTGGCCCTCAAAGCGGCAAAGAGCTTCAACGGCACGCTCCAGAGCGGCAACTTCACCCCCCAAACTTTCGTCCAGACCTTTAAACCCTTAGACGTTCAGCAGGTAGACAGACTGTTCGTATCAACGCCTGCAGGCAGAAGAGTAATTATGCCCCTCGAAAAGGGCTACGGGGTGTTTGAGCCTGAAGGTCCGCTCACGGCCGGCAAGATAGACGAGAACAAGCTCAACGCCGTTAAACTGCTCGTTCTGAACGCAAAGGCCCAGAGCGACCTTAACTACCTGCTCACACTCCTTGAACAGAAGGCCTCCGTTAAGGTAAACCCCCAGCTGTTTAAGTCGGGAGAGTAA
- a CDS encoding tetratricopeptide repeat protein — protein MKKSFNTSRPSLESVLDRARSYIKAKNFKRAVEELERHKFHSVDYYLLLAEAYEALGDSEKAESYFEEARFLDTELRSKELLEKGITLALMKNYRAAEKELLESAKLNPFNGEVYKELYRLYRETSNHKKMVEALKNLMTVEPHSPFPYLELGRYYYVRRRYSKAVDVLKQGAEITGDAAVYFQLGKVFAEWGKTEEAVEALKQACMLDYKNLEYRHKLAEVLVNSEDYDRALEVILNTLNLYPDSPYVLQNAAALYDLIGNEELAEHYYRKAIACSEGFVAEESKKLLAEFFIEKGRYDQAEEILREIVETTENVWVLLDAFTELALIFVDQGRLSDLIEVGMKILESEELSEEEFCELAEVVADAFFEEKRYKEALELYSTILSTTTEQKVAARVKERIEEIKEITSLEEMI, from the coding sequence TTGAAGAAGAGCTTTAACACATCCCGCCCCTCTTTAGAGTCGGTCCTCGACAGGGCGCGTTCCTACATAAAGGCTAAGAACTTTAAACGTGCAGTTGAAGAGCTGGAGCGGCATAAATTCCACAGCGTAGACTACTACTTGCTCCTTGCCGAAGCCTACGAGGCCCTGGGCGACAGCGAGAAGGCCGAGTCCTACTTCGAGGAGGCCCGCTTCCTCGATACCGAGCTCCGCTCTAAGGAGCTGCTTGAGAAGGGCATCACCCTTGCCCTTATGAAAAACTACAGGGCCGCCGAGAAGGAGCTTTTGGAGTCTGCCAAACTCAACCCCTTTAACGGCGAGGTTTACAAGGAGCTCTACAGGCTCTACAGGGAGACCAGCAACCACAAGAAGATGGTTGAGGCCCTGAAGAACCTGATGACCGTGGAGCCCCACTCTCCTTTCCCCTACCTTGAGTTGGGCCGTTACTACTACGTGAGGCGGCGCTACTCAAAGGCGGTAGACGTTCTAAAACAGGGAGCCGAGATAACCGGAGACGCCGCCGTTTACTTTCAGCTGGGTAAGGTTTTCGCCGAGTGGGGCAAAACGGAGGAGGCCGTAGAGGCCCTTAAACAGGCCTGTATGCTCGACTACAAGAACCTTGAGTACAGGCACAAACTCGCCGAGGTGCTCGTTAACAGCGAAGACTACGACAGGGCCCTGGAGGTTATACTGAACACCCTTAACCTCTACCCCGACTCTCCTTATGTCCTTCAGAACGCCGCCGCCCTCTACGACCTTATCGGGAACGAGGAGCTTGCCGAGCACTACTACCGTAAGGCGATTGCCTGCTCCGAAGGTTTTGTGGCCGAGGAGTCTAAGAAGCTCCTTGCGGAGTTCTTCATAGAGAAGGGGCGCTACGACCAGGCCGAAGAGATTCTCAGGGAGATAGTTGAAACAACCGAGAACGTTTGGGTGCTCCTTGATGCCTTCACCGAGCTTGCCCTGATATTCGTCGACCAGGGCAGGCTTTCGGACCTCATAGAGGTGGGTATGAAAATTCTTGAGAGCGAAGAGCTCAGCGAAGAGGAGTTCTGCGAGCTTGCAGAAGTTGTGGCAGACGCCTTCTTCGAGGAGAAGCGCTACAAGGAGGCCCTCGAGCTTTACAGCACTATACTCTCCACAACTACCGAGCAGAAAGTTGCCGCCAGGGTAAAGGAGCGGATAGAGGAGATAAAGGAGATTACCTCTCTTGAGGAGATGATTTAA
- the sucD gene encoding succinate--CoA ligase subunit alpha has product MSVLIDKNTKVVVQGLTGKEGSFHAKQCLDYGTQIVAGVTPGKGGMTWTDDEGKYKVPVFNTVEEAVKETGANASLIFVPPAFAADAIMEAADAGIKLIVCITEGIPVNDMVKVKRALEGTGVRYVGPNCPGVITPEECKMGIMPGHIFKKGRVGIVSRSGTLTYEAAYQLTSRGIGQSTVIGIGGDPVPGTTHREAVEMFNNDPETDAIVLIGEIGGTMEEEAAEYIKEHVKKPVVAYIAGVTAPPGRRMGHAGAIISGGKGDAKSKMEALREAGAYVCNTPAEIGEMVEKALKERGLL; this is encoded by the coding sequence ATGAGCGTTCTCATAGATAAAAACACCAAAGTTGTAGTTCAGGGTCTTACCGGTAAGGAGGGCTCCTTCCACGCAAAGCAGTGCCTCGACTACGGAACTCAAATAGTTGCAGGAGTTACTCCCGGTAAAGGCGGAATGACCTGGACCGACGACGAAGGCAAGTACAAAGTTCCCGTTTTCAACACAGTTGAGGAGGCCGTTAAAGAAACGGGGGCAAACGCCTCCCTCATCTTCGTTCCGCCGGCCTTCGCAGCCGACGCCATAATGGAGGCGGCAGACGCAGGTATCAAGCTGATAGTCTGCATAACCGAGGGAATCCCTGTAAACGACATGGTCAAGGTTAAAAGGGCCCTTGAAGGAACAGGTGTCCGCTATGTAGGCCCCAACTGTCCGGGAGTGATTACCCCCGAAGAGTGTAAGATGGGCATCATGCCCGGCCACATCTTCAAGAAGGGAAGGGTGGGAATAGTCTCCCGCTCCGGAACCCTCACCTACGAAGCGGCCTACCAGCTCACAAGCCGCGGAATAGGCCAGTCTACCGTTATCGGAATAGGAGGCGACCCGGTTCCCGGAACAACCCACAGGGAAGCGGTTGAGATGTTCAACAACGACCCCGAAACAGACGCAATCGTTCTCATCGGTGAAATCGGCGGAACGATGGAAGAGGAGGCCGCCGAGTACATCAAGGAGCACGTTAAAAAGCCGGTAGTTGCGTACATTGCCGGCGTTACGGCACCTCCGGGAAGGAGGATGGGCCACGCGGGAGCGATTATCTCCGGCGGCAAGGGAGACGCAAAGAGCAAAATGGAGGCCCTCAGGGAAGCCGGCGCCTACGTGTGCAACACCCCCGCCGAAATCGGCGAGATGGTAGAGAAAGCGCTTAAAGAGAGAGGTTTACTCTAA
- a CDS encoding dihydroorotate dehydrogenase electron transfer subunit, translating into MSQKRRLNMGYTVVENRHVTGRDYLLTVEAPEQEAERVEPGQFAMVQVRSRLQLDPLLRRPLGIFNLEGNRVSFLYRVYGRGTKLLTEVEAGSEIEVLMPLGNSIPQRGEKFLFIAGGIGIGGLFLAARRFKEAGKEVVVLYGERSRENLSGLPFLEEFGIEHVVYTEDGSFGKKGFVTQDLHSYTGFTWVACGPTPMMKAVKEEAARLKVECYLSLDRRMACGVGACLGCTVETVNGYKRCCVEGPVFRAEEVIL; encoded by the coding sequence GTGTCCCAAAAGAGAAGGTTAAACATGGGCTACACCGTAGTTGAGAACAGACACGTTACCGGCAGAGACTACCTGCTCACAGTTGAGGCACCGGAGCAGGAGGCAGAGAGAGTAGAGCCCGGCCAGTTCGCAATGGTTCAGGTAAGAAGCAGGCTCCAGCTGGACCCGCTCCTCAGAAGGCCTTTGGGAATCTTCAACCTTGAGGGGAACAGGGTTTCGTTCCTCTACAGGGTTTACGGCAGGGGAACAAAGCTGTTAACGGAAGTTGAGGCCGGAAGCGAAATAGAGGTGCTGATGCCGCTGGGGAACAGCATTCCCCAGAGGGGAGAGAAGTTCCTCTTCATCGCCGGAGGCATAGGCATAGGAGGGCTGTTCCTTGCGGCAAGGCGGTTCAAAGAGGCCGGTAAAGAGGTTGTTGTCCTCTACGGTGAAAGGAGCAGGGAGAACCTGTCGGGCCTGCCGTTCCTTGAGGAGTTCGGCATAGAGCACGTTGTCTATACCGAAGACGGCTCGTTTGGCAAGAAGGGCTTTGTAACCCAGGACCTTCACTCCTACACCGGCTTTACCTGGGTGGCCTGCGGTCCAACGCCTATGATGAAGGCGGTTAAAGAGGAAGCGGCCAGGCTGAAAGTTGAGTGCTACCTGTCGCTGGACAGGAGAATGGCCTGCGGTGTAGGCGCGTGTTTGGGCTGCACAGTCGAGACCGTTAACGGCTACAAGCGGTGCTGCGTTGAAGGGCCGGTCTTCAGGGCAGAAGAGGTTATTCTATAG
- the gmk gene encoding guanylate kinase has translation MWSNKLKGLLIVVSAPSGTGKTTLCHMLLKEIPTLEFSVSYTTRPPREGEVDGRDYHFVTKEQFERMIEEGDFLEWANVYGNLYGTSKSQVLKALEEGRDILLDIDTQGALQVKKNFPEAVLIFILPPSLEELERRLRKRGTDPEEVIERRLKTAREELKKALCYDYLVVNDELEKAFDQLKGIITAEKLKSERLEGQLNRLVKDPKVVELVEEGKGCREELLKPGK, from the coding sequence ATGTGGAGTAACAAGCTCAAAGGGCTCCTCATAGTTGTATCGGCTCCGTCCGGCACCGGCAAAACAACCTTGTGCCACATGCTCTTAAAGGAGATACCCACCCTTGAGTTCTCCGTTTCCTACACAACAAGGCCGCCCCGGGAAGGGGAGGTAGACGGCAGAGACTACCACTTCGTAACGAAAGAGCAGTTCGAGAGGATGATAGAGGAGGGCGACTTCCTGGAGTGGGCAAACGTTTACGGAAACCTCTACGGAACCTCCAAAAGCCAGGTTCTAAAAGCCCTCGAGGAGGGAAGGGACATACTGCTCGACATAGACACCCAGGGGGCCCTCCAGGTGAAGAAGAACTTCCCCGAAGCCGTTCTCATCTTTATCCTTCCCCCGTCGCTGGAAGAGCTCGAAAGGCGGCTGAGAAAGAGGGGAACCGACCCGGAAGAGGTGATAGAGCGCAGGCTCAAAACCGCACGGGAGGAGCTTAAAAAGGCCCTCTGCTACGACTACCTGGTTGTGAACGACGAGCTGGAGAAGGCCTTCGACCAGCTCAAAGGGATAATAACGGCAGAGAAGCTCAAGAGCGAAAGGCTCGAAGGCCAGCTGAACAGGCTGGTGAAAGACCCCAAGGTGGTTGAGCTGGTTGAAGAGGGTAAGGGGTGCAGAGAGGAGCTTCTCAAACCCGGAAAGTAA
- the sucC gene encoding ADP-forming succinate--CoA ligase subunit beta, whose protein sequence is MKIHEYQAKEIFKKYGLPVPRGIVAHNAHEAEQAAKELGTPVVVVKAQVHAGGRGKAGGVKLAKSPEEAAKIAAEMIGSRLKTYQNPEGLSINCVLIEEGVNIDKEFYVGLTLDRETSRPVFMVSAAGGMEIEEIAKTNPELIIKEHVDPAIGLLPYQARKIAFKIGLTDRKLVSQFVKILMTLSKMYFDLDASLIEINPLVKTKEDNFICLDAKIDFDDNALYRHPDIQELEDTTQIDPLELEAKKWDLNYVRLDGNIGCMVNGAGLAMATMDTIKFFGGEPANFLDVGGTATVERVAAAFKLLLSDPKVKAIFVNIFGGIVRCDRIAGGIIEAAKQVELDRPLIVRLEGTNVELGRKMLEESGLNIIPAKDMADGAQKAVKAAKGEL, encoded by the coding sequence ATGAAGATACACGAGTATCAAGCCAAAGAAATCTTCAAAAAGTACGGCCTTCCCGTTCCGAGAGGCATTGTTGCCCACAACGCCCACGAAGCTGAACAGGCCGCAAAGGAACTGGGAACGCCGGTAGTAGTTGTAAAGGCCCAAGTCCACGCAGGGGGAAGGGGTAAAGCCGGCGGCGTTAAGCTCGCAAAGTCCCCCGAAGAGGCTGCAAAAATTGCAGCGGAAATGATAGGAAGCCGGCTGAAAACCTATCAAAACCCCGAGGGACTGTCAATCAACTGTGTCCTCATTGAGGAAGGGGTAAACATAGACAAGGAGTTCTACGTAGGCCTGACCCTCGACAGGGAGACCTCAAGGCCGGTTTTCATGGTGTCTGCAGCGGGGGGAATGGAGATTGAAGAGATTGCAAAAACGAACCCCGAGCTCATCATCAAGGAGCACGTAGACCCGGCGATAGGGCTGCTGCCCTACCAGGCCAGGAAAATCGCCTTTAAAATCGGTTTAACCGACAGGAAGCTCGTAAGTCAGTTCGTAAAAATCCTCATGACCCTCTCCAAAATGTACTTCGACCTCGACGCCTCCCTGATTGAAATCAACCCCCTTGTAAAGACCAAAGAGGACAACTTCATCTGCCTCGACGCAAAAATAGACTTCGACGACAACGCCCTCTACCGCCACCCCGATATTCAGGAGCTTGAAGACACCACCCAGATTGACCCGCTGGAGCTCGAGGCCAAAAAGTGGGACCTCAACTACGTAAGGCTCGACGGCAACATCGGTTGCATGGTTAACGGTGCCGGCCTTGCAATGGCAACCATGGACACAATCAAGTTCTTCGGCGGAGAGCCCGCAAACTTCCTTGACGTTGGCGGAACGGCCACAGTTGAAAGGGTTGCAGCCGCGTTCAAGCTCCTGCTCTCCGACCCCAAAGTGAAGGCAATCTTCGTAAACATCTTCGGCGGAATCGTCAGGTGCGACAGGATTGCAGGAGGAATCATAGAGGCCGCAAAGCAAGTAGAGCTCGACAGACCCCTAATTGTGAGGCTCGAGGGAACAAACGTTGAGCTTGGAAGGAAGATGCTCGAGGAGAGCGGCCTCAACATAATTCCCGCCAAAGACATGGCCGACGGCGCCCAGAAGGCGGTAAAAGCAGCAAAAGGTGAACTGTAA
- a CDS encoding YicC/YloC family endoribonuclease, giving the protein MKSMTGFGRAVKESELATITVEVKSVNSKALKVRASLPRLFNRFSVEVQKAVSEVVKRGDVDLFVKFTPTEKFTPPITVNYSIAEKVIEAAKRAGAVTGTEIGVSLRDLLAFPEVFQKEEEDPEPLKPQLFEAVGEALQELDASRRAEGEKLKEFFLRKIETIEELVGRVEEKAQGINKLLFERLKEKVKKLLEGEELPEEFTKRVELEVALIAEKQDVTEEISRLKLHCRRFRELLEFEEPVGKTLDFLCQEMHREANTLGSKLKEVDATDEVIAIKSEIARIKEQVQNVE; this is encoded by the coding sequence ATGAAAAGTATGACCGGTTTCGGCAGGGCCGTTAAAGAGTCGGAGCTTGCCACAATCACCGTAGAGGTTAAGAGCGTAAACAGCAAGGCCCTTAAGGTGAGGGCCTCCCTTCCGCGCCTCTTCAACAGGTTCTCGGTAGAGGTTCAGAAGGCCGTTTCCGAGGTTGTAAAGAGGGGAGACGTTGACCTCTTCGTAAAGTTCACGCCCACCGAGAAGTTCACTCCCCCCATAACCGTAAACTACTCGATAGCGGAAAAGGTCATAGAGGCGGCAAAGAGGGCCGGAGCCGTTACCGGAACCGAGATAGGGGTAAGCCTGCGGGACCTCTTGGCCTTTCCGGAAGTGTTCCAGAAAGAGGAAGAAGACCCGGAACCCTTAAAACCCCAGCTCTTTGAAGCAGTCGGAGAGGCCCTGCAGGAGCTCGATGCAAGCAGAAGGGCCGAAGGGGAGAAGCTCAAGGAGTTCTTCCTTCGTAAGATAGAGACAATAGAGGAGCTTGTAGGCAGGGTAGAGGAGAAGGCCCAAGGCATAAATAAGCTCCTCTTTGAGAGGCTTAAGGAGAAGGTGAAGAAGCTCTTAGAGGGAGAAGAGCTTCCCGAAGAGTTCACAAAGAGGGTGGAGCTTGAGGTCGCCCTTATCGCAGAGAAGCAGGACGTTACAGAGGAAATCTCCCGGCTGAAGCTCCACTGCAGGAGGTTCAGGGAGCTTCTTGAGTTTGAAGAGCCCGTCGGTAAAACCTTAGACTTCCTGTGCCAGGAGATGCACAGGGAGGCCAACACGTTGGGGAGCAAACTCAAAGAGGTAGACGCCACCGACGAGGTTATAGCCATAAAGAGCGAAATAGCACGGATAAAGGAGCAGGTTCAAAATGTGGAGTAA
- a CDS encoding HD domain-containing phosphohydrolase: MKLDKYHLLTGIAVLVSLLVTAASFFTAYRFTKELLLHESVIDAINYIEVTAAAAGSKKNSKELFNVLRRAPYIESVKEGPPAEKDEFTLTKRLLFPDGPLTVTVKLNRREIESKASKTAVKVGAFMAVVTSGLLALFLFAIHRLYLVPLNRIRKEVGKIQMGDLKKLPEEGEDEFGRIRESINKMIDSIRERDERAEIISSFIQLLTVGKGFNGEFVELMQKVLKLTEADGIVIGVQKRNSDAIEIRVITRYGERVFEKNSSELDGIEPYILALGREIETTKSKILSKGEKALGMKYIFGMPLKAMSDNTAGYVIVYKTKEEPISEENRRFIKSIAKSIAAAVTIKWLIEELEEKLRKEKELKEKILKSFVRGIEIRDSYTRGHSERVAFYSREIARAMGLREEAESIYIAGLLHDIGKIGIPDSILLKPEKLTPEEYEIIKLHPILSYELVKNLDFIKESLDGIKYHHERWDGSGYPDNLQREQIPLSARIIAVADSFDAMTSARIYRKGMNKRAAVEELIKGKGKLYDPEVVDNAVHILLHKTPPPPDDDYLSDDLIKEIEERRLDYYLRDHLTGVFNRNALELAFNQAKERFKKFSAFVLDVEKLREINIEKGWREGDRILKEIVNHIKRSFPEAITVRYSGDNFVVFLPGSFREKLKKQVEKIERELNVKLKLEELNNFKDVEELKVILTELEFSSRPAAQM; this comes from the coding sequence GTGAAGCTGGATAAGTACCACCTGCTTACAGGTATAGCCGTGCTCGTATCGCTGCTTGTTACGGCTGCGAGCTTCTTCACGGCCTACCGCTTCACAAAGGAGCTCCTTCTGCACGAGAGCGTAATAGACGCCATCAACTACATAGAGGTGACCGCCGCGGCCGCAGGCTCAAAGAAGAACTCAAAAGAGCTCTTCAACGTTTTAAGGCGCGCTCCCTACATCGAGTCGGTTAAAGAGGGCCCTCCGGCCGAAAAAGATGAGTTTACCCTGACGAAACGGCTCCTCTTTCCCGACGGCCCCCTTACGGTAACCGTGAAGCTCAACAGACGGGAGATAGAGTCTAAGGCCTCGAAAACTGCGGTAAAGGTCGGAGCGTTTATGGCGGTTGTTACCTCCGGCCTCCTTGCCCTCTTCCTCTTTGCAATCCACAGGCTCTACCTGGTTCCGCTGAACCGGATAAGGAAAGAGGTGGGCAAGATTCAGATGGGAGACCTCAAAAAGCTCCCCGAAGAGGGCGAAGACGAGTTCGGCCGCATAAGGGAGAGCATAAACAAGATGATAGACAGCATAAGGGAGAGGGACGAGCGGGCGGAGATAATCTCCAGCTTCATCCAGCTCCTAACGGTCGGTAAGGGATTCAACGGGGAGTTCGTTGAGCTTATGCAGAAAGTTTTGAAGCTCACAGAGGCCGACGGGATAGTAATCGGCGTTCAGAAGAGAAACAGCGACGCCATAGAGATACGGGTTATAACCCGATACGGCGAAAGGGTTTTTGAGAAAAACAGCTCCGAGCTGGACGGTATAGAGCCCTACATACTGGCCTTAGGGAGGGAGATAGAGACCACAAAGAGCAAGATACTCTCCAAAGGGGAGAAGGCCCTCGGGATGAAGTACATCTTCGGCATGCCCTTAAAAGCAATGTCCGACAACACCGCAGGCTACGTGATTGTTTATAAAACGAAAGAGGAGCCCATAAGCGAAGAGAACAGACGCTTCATAAAGAGCATCGCAAAGTCTATAGCGGCGGCGGTCACAATCAAGTGGCTGATAGAGGAGCTCGAGGAGAAGCTGCGAAAGGAGAAGGAGCTCAAAGAGAAAATCCTGAAGAGCTTCGTCAGGGGCATCGAGATAAGGGACTCCTACACCAGAGGACACTCAGAGAGGGTGGCCTTCTACTCCAGGGAGATAGCAAGGGCGATGGGGCTAAGAGAGGAGGCCGAATCGATATACATTGCCGGCCTCCTCCACGACATAGGAAAGATAGGAATACCCGACAGCATACTGCTGAAGCCCGAGAAGCTCACACCCGAAGAGTACGAGATAATCAAGCTCCACCCGATACTGAGCTACGAGCTGGTTAAGAACCTTGACTTCATAAAGGAGTCCCTCGACGGCATAAAGTACCACCACGAAAGGTGGGACGGCAGCGGCTACCCGGACAACCTCCAGAGAGAGCAGATACCCCTGTCGGCACGGATAATAGCGGTGGCAGACTCCTTCGACGCCATGACCAGCGCCAGAATATACAGAAAGGGAATGAACAAACGTGCCGCCGTAGAAGAGCTGATAAAGGGCAAAGGGAAGCTATACGACCCGGAAGTTGTAGACAACGCCGTCCACATACTCCTTCACAAAACTCCCCCGCCCCCGGACGACGACTACCTCAGCGACGACCTCATAAAGGAGATAGAGGAGCGCAGGCTCGACTACTACCTGAGAGACCACCTAACGGGAGTATTCAACCGCAACGCCTTAGAGCTTGCGTTCAACCAGGCTAAGGAGAGGTTCAAGAAGTTCTCGGCCTTCGTCTTAGACGTTGAAAAGCTGAGGGAGATAAACATAGAGAAGGGGTGGCGAGAGGGAGACAGAATACTCAAAGAGATTGTAAATCACATAAAGCGGAGCTTCCCCGAGGCCATAACCGTTCGCTACTCGGGAGACAACTTCGTCGTATTCCTGCCGGGCTCCTTCAGGGAGAAGCTCAAAAAACAGGTAGAGAAAATCGAGCGTGAGCTTAACGTGAAGCTGAAGCTGGAGGAACTCAACAACTTCAAAGACGTTGAAGAGCTGAAAGTTATCCTCACAGAGCTGGAGTTCTCCTCCCGCCCCGCAGCCCAGATGTAA
- a CDS encoding (Fe-S)-binding protein has product MEQEKILGISDELVERCVRCGSCRQVCPVFNVTHEEPSVARGKIFLADMINKGKAELDKEAAHFFNLCTTCLRCAEICPVMVDYEKIIISARAKAVEKFGLPPEKAAAVKLFSNPKLLNLAGKVAAPLTKLFTKASKSPQNRLLPFNVPKLGKVLLPEPKAKPFNSTDRWFRPKGKEKGRALFFTGCMFNNFYTETAQNVVKVLNALGYSVFVPKEQSCCGAPAFFAGDLKTFNQMKQKNLGSLNREGFDFIVTACATCGHVLKGEYSELRLPVKELIELLFENIETVGSWKLPRKVRVTWHHPCHIVRGQKIPRHYPEDVLKVLQNLSYTPMPEADNCCGMGGSFKLSHPEISREIQLKKAKNADSTEAEVVLTECPGCVMNIAEGLERIGSKASALHIADLLAKAVK; this is encoded by the coding sequence ATGGAACAGGAGAAGATATTAGGCATAAGCGACGAGCTGGTTGAAAGGTGCGTAAGGTGCGGCTCCTGCCGGCAGGTGTGTCCGGTGTTCAACGTTACCCACGAGGAGCCCTCCGTTGCCCGCGGCAAGATATTTCTCGCAGACATGATAAACAAGGGAAAGGCCGAGCTCGACAAGGAGGCGGCCCACTTTTTCAACCTCTGTACAACCTGCCTCCGGTGCGCGGAAATCTGCCCCGTTATGGTTGACTACGAGAAGATAATCATCTCTGCACGGGCAAAGGCGGTAGAGAAGTTCGGCCTCCCGCCGGAGAAGGCGGCGGCGGTGAAGCTCTTTTCGAACCCCAAACTGCTCAACCTGGCAGGGAAGGTGGCCGCTCCGCTAACAAAGCTCTTCACAAAAGCCTCTAAAAGCCCCCAGAACAGGCTTCTACCCTTTAACGTTCCCAAGCTCGGCAAGGTTCTGCTCCCGGAGCCGAAAGCAAAGCCCTTCAACAGCACAGACAGGTGGTTCAGGCCAAAAGGTAAAGAGAAGGGCAGAGCTCTGTTCTTTACAGGGTGTATGTTCAACAACTTCTACACCGAAACTGCCCAGAACGTGGTAAAGGTTTTAAACGCCCTCGGGTACTCGGTTTTCGTTCCGAAAGAGCAGAGCTGCTGCGGAGCTCCCGCCTTCTTTGCAGGAGACCTGAAGACCTTTAACCAGATGAAGCAGAAAAACCTGGGCTCGCTCAACAGGGAAGGGTTCGACTTTATCGTAACGGCGTGCGCCACCTGCGGCCACGTTTTAAAGGGGGAGTACAGCGAGCTTCGGCTCCCCGTGAAAGAGCTCATTGAGCTCCTGTTTGAGAACATAGAAACCGTTGGGAGCTGGAAGCTCCCGAGAAAGGTTAGAGTAACCTGGCACCACCCGTGCCACATAGTCAGGGGGCAGAAGATACCGCGCCACTACCCGGAAGACGTTCTGAAAGTCCTACAGAACCTCTCCTACACCCCGATGCCCGAGGCGGACAACTGCTGTGGAATGGGAGGCTCATTTAAGCTCTCCCACCCGGAAATCTCAAGGGAGATTCAGCTTAAAAAGGCAAAGAACGCAGACTCAACAGAGGCAGAGGTCGTTTTAACGGAGTGCCCGGGCTGCGTTATGAACATAGCCGAAGGCCTCGAGAGAATAGGCTCTAAGGCCTCAGCCCTCCACATAGCGGACCTCCTGGCTAAAGCCGTTAAGTAG